The Desulfonatronospira thiodismutans ASO3-1 region ATGGTTGGGATCAGCAGGCAGTGGGGGAAGGCAGGACTTCCGGATCTATGTACTGAGGCATAAGGGCCTTCAGATCCTGCTCGGTCTTGGCCAGGGGCAAGTTTTCAAACAGGTGGCGTAAGTATGCGTAAGGCTCCAGGCCGTTCTTTTTGGCTGTCTCCACCAGGGAGAAGTACATAGCGCCTGCCTTGGCTCCATTGGGATGTCCGGCAAAAAGCCAGTTCTTGCGTCCCAGGGCGAAGGGTCTGATGGCGTTTTCCACCAGATTATTGTCAGGCCGCAGCCGGCCATCCAGTGTATAGCGCACCACTCTGTCCCACTGGTTCAGGGCATAATTTATGGCCGTGCCCAGTTTGCTTTTGTCCGGGGTGGTTTTACTTCTTTCGTCCAGCAGAGTTTTTATCTGGTTTAGTATGGGTATACTTTTTTCCTGACGTTCTTCCTGTATCCGGTCGGGCTTTAGCTTTCTGGTTTCAAAGGACTGTTCCAGGATATATAGCTTGGCGATAAGGTTCAGGATTTCCTGGGCGGTTCCGCCCTTGTGCTTTTGTTTCTTGGAGAGTTTGACCACATCCATAAACTTGCGCCGGACATGGGCCAGGCATCCTACATGGAATATGCCCGGCTTGTCGCCCAGGTCGTTGTAGACTGCATAGCCGTCACTTTGAATATAACCTTGATAGTCCTGGAGGAAATCCAGGGCCAGACCGCTTCGCGTGGGATGATAATCATAAAGGACAGTGGGATTTTCAGGATGGCCGCCAAGGAAAACCCACATATATGACTTGGAAGTGTTGGACCGGCCCGGTTCATCAAGTACCTGTACCGGGGTCTCGTCTATGCCCACCTGGAATCCGAGCATGATCTCCTTTTTGAACAGATCCAGGAAAGGCTCGCAGACCCTGGCCGCATGCATGGCCCAGGAGACCATGGTGGAACGGGAGATATCAATGCCCAGCCTTAAAAGCTGCTTGCACTGGCGATAAAAGGGTAGGCCGTCCACAAACTTGGCTGTGATGATATGAGCCATAAGACCTGGAGTCACTATGCCCTGGGGGATCAGCTGTTCCGGCATGGGAGCTATTTTGACTGCACCCTGATCATCTTCGGCTCCCTCGCAGTTTTTGCAGGCGTATTTGAGACGGATGTAGCGATTAACAATCAGCCTGGCAGGGATATAATCCAGTTTTTCGCTTACTTCCTGACCTATCGGGCTTAGCTCGACTCCGCAGGGGCATATCTTTTCCTCCCCAGAGAGGTCATGGATTATATCCTTTCTGGGAAGATCCTTGGGGATGGGCTTGCGGCCACGTTTCTTACGGGAATGTTCAGGTATGGTGATGGTTTTTTCCTGGGGCGTTTCCACCTCGGTTTCCATCTCAACAAGGCCAGGCATCATGGGCCAGGTCTCTTTGGAGCCGCATTTGGGTTTTTTATCGGATTTGGACCCATAGATGGCTTTTTGCAGGAAGTTCAGTTTCTCCTGCAGGTAGATAAGTTGCTGGTGGTAGTCAGCAACGATATCTTTGAGCGCATCCTTATCATCTGGCAAGTTGTTGATGTCCATAACTGAGTATTCATATACACACAACCATTTGGAATTGCAAGCTTTTTTTGCAAAAAAAATCTAAAATAATGTGGAAAATTTTAACTCTTTGTGCCCCCTGACCTGCACAGGGTCCAGACCGTCTAAAAGCCAAACAAGCTGCCTCGCATCAAGCTCCATAACTTCCTGCTTTGATGCAGGCCACTTGAAGCTTTGCTTCTCCAGGCGCTTTTGCCACAGGCAAAAACCGTTTGTGTCCCAGTACAGGATCTTGATGATGGTTCGCTGCCTGTTGCAGAAGACAAACAGATGACCGGAAAAGGGGTCATGCTCCAGCTGAGCCTGGACCATGATGGACAACCCGTCTATGGCCTTGCGCATGTCGGTATGTCCGGTGACCAGATACACCTTGGCCTGACTTACCGCGATCACGTGATCTCCTCCAGAGTACGGACAAGCTTGGCCAGTACTTCCTGCTGGAAATCACCCGGGATATCCACTTGGTAACTATTGACCATCAGGCGCAGAGGCGTATGGGTTTTCTCCTGGACAACCTTCAGGGGCACCGGCACGATGGCATTTTCCTCCTGGGTTTTCCTGGAATTGGTGTGCCCAAGCTTTTTGCACCAGTAATAGAAGGCATGCTTGGACAGTTCTGCCCTGCGGCAGTATTCGGCTTTGGTCAGGCTGCCCTGCCTCCACTTGTTGATATGCGCGGACCAGAATCCGGCCCGCTCCTCAGGCGTGTACTTCTGTGACTTGGTTTGCATAACGGCCCCTCCTTGGTATTTGGGAGACCATTAGCACATCAGGCGGAGAAAAAAAGATGGGGTTAAATGGACGCTTACGAAGAAATATTGAAGGATTATCCAAATATAACCCGTGAAGATATCTTTGCAGCAATAAAATTTGGAGGTCAGTTATCACGTTTTGAAGAACTGCCTTACGAAGAAAAGGTACTATGAATTTTTTTCTTGATGAGAACTTTCCTAAAAGTGCAGAAAGGTACTTGGTTTCGAAAGGGCATACTGTGTCTGATATTCGGGGCAGTTCAAATGAAGGTATAGATGACTTACAAATTTTAGACTTGCGCAAGAAAAAAAAGCAACGTTTTTAACGACTGACAGAGACTTTTTTCACACCATTCCTCACTTGTTTCCGGAGCATTATGGTATAGTAGTTATTGCTCTTAGACAACCAAATAGACACGCTATACTTTCGCGTTTATCATGGTTAGTTGAGCACTGTAAAAGTCAAGCTTTGTTTGGCAAGGCTTATTTGCTGCGAGAGTCCACGTATAAAGTTTATCCAGTTGATTAGTATACCTGTTCAAAAATAAAAGGGCCAGGCCTCTGAGACCAGCAAGTTCCCGATATCATTATTTTTCACTTTAAAAAAGGCAGGTGGGGACATTATGTTGCGAGTTTACCCGGTTGAACAGCCCTTTGGTCTCCGGCAGAGCCGGGTTTAACCGGGTAAACAGATTCCGGGGTTATCGGCGGCCCAGTGAAATCCTGCGTAACAGGGCCTTGTTACGGCATTTCACAAGGCAAGCAAGGACTATGTTCAGGAGGCCTCCGTAAAATGAAAAGACCCAGTTGAATGTGAAGAAATTCAACCAGGCAGGAATTTTACGGGGTAAATATTCGACCAGGTCAAGCACCTGCTGGGGTCCAAGGACGAACCGTACAAAAACAGCCATTTTTCCTTCTGCACAAAATACAAGGGCAAGCTTTCTTAAGCTAACACCTTGAAATTATTGGAGCCGGGAATGGGAGTTGAACCCACGACCTGCTGATTACGAATCAGCTGCTCTGCCAGCTGAGCTATCCCGGCTCGGCTGCATGGCTGCATAAATCCGCTTGTATCAAGGATTCAAGGGTCAGGCAAGCCATAATTTTCAACATGTTGAAGCTGCACATTTTCACCGTAACCATTCAGGGGGTGCCGCAACGGCCTGGGGACAGTCCCCGCGACATCTTTCCTGTACCATTAAAATATGACAAACACTAAGTTGTGTGAACCTTCAAAGATAGTACATAGCGGGGGACAGTCCCCAGACCTTGTGCCAGGAGCTACAACTGAGTGCCCCTGAATGGTTACTTTTCACCAGCCTGCACTGAAAAATTCTATGATTACAAAATTCAGT contains the following coding sequences:
- a CDS encoding DUF433 domain-containing protein, which produces MDAYEEILKDYPNITREDIFAAIKFGGQLSRFEELPYEEKVL
- the tnpC gene encoding IS66 family transposase, which gives rise to MDINNLPDDKDALKDIVADYHQQLIYLQEKLNFLQKAIYGSKSDKKPKCGSKETWPMMPGLVEMETEVETPQEKTITIPEHSRKKRGRKPIPKDLPRKDIIHDLSGEEKICPCGVELSPIGQEVSEKLDYIPARLIVNRYIRLKYACKNCEGAEDDQGAVKIAPMPEQLIPQGIVTPGLMAHIITAKFVDGLPFYRQCKQLLRLGIDISRSTMVSWAMHAARVCEPFLDLFKKEIMLGFQVGIDETPVQVLDEPGRSNTSKSYMWVFLGGHPENPTVLYDYHPTRSGLALDFLQDYQGYIQSDGYAVYNDLGDKPGIFHVGCLAHVRRKFMDVVKLSKKQKHKGGTAQEILNLIAKLYILEQSFETRKLKPDRIQEERQEKSIPILNQIKTLLDERSKTTPDKSKLGTAINYALNQWDRVVRYTLDGRLRPDNNLVENAIRPFALGRKNWLFAGHPNGAKAGAMYFSLVETAKKNGLEPYAYLRHLFENLPLAKTEQDLKALMPQYIDPEVLPSPTAC
- the tnpA gene encoding IS66 family insertion sequence element accessory protein TnpA, which codes for MQTKSQKYTPEERAGFWSAHINKWRQGSLTKAEYCRRAELSKHAFYYWCKKLGHTNSRKTQEENAIVPVPLKVVQEKTHTPLRLMVNSYQVDIPGDFQQEVLAKLVRTLEEIT
- the tnpB gene encoding IS66 family insertion sequence element accessory protein TnpB (TnpB, as the term is used for proteins encoded by IS66 family insertion elements, is considered an accessory protein, since TnpC, encoded by a neighboring gene, is a DDE family transposase.); translated protein: MIAVSQAKVYLVTGHTDMRKAIDGLSIMVQAQLEHDPFSGHLFVFCNRQRTIIKILYWDTNGFCLWQKRLEKQSFKWPASKQEVMELDARQLVWLLDGLDPVQVRGHKELKFSTLF